A genome region from Natronobeatus ordinarius includes the following:
- a CDS encoding ISH3 family transposase, whose protein sequence is MFTIPQPDGVLSDSDVKDLAKDVICQLPLPGIEGSPLDPGEIWAVVILAAVNQTSIWETCKDNDNAPCDDTVMDWLHTLNREWLERVANRLLMQLAMTILDPDRSRIVSIDFVDNPYHGTHADEEGELCRMHAKDGTTTCHRYCTAYLVSNGKPVTLAMTYVRSDEKEADAVERVLDRVEAYPFEIDLLLADRGFYNERILRRSREIAATVVPVQKKGKRMRKKLDTHCSYMTTYRMYKGREREFQFPLAVAVSYHAGDRGKSGEVVRGYVACDLADRTPKQVERLYRKRSAIETSYRVFRQARVVTTTQDPIIRFAFVLVGFLLENLWLVLRWAVVARPRRGGRDLPEEFTFKTFSDWIRHALEEELERTWEIEMNGTGVPEAYASAAG, encoded by the coding sequence GTGTTCACCATACCTCAACCAGACGGTGTTCTTTCGGATTCGGACGTCAAAGACTTAGCGAAAGACGTCATCTGTCAGCTCCCGCTGCCGGGAATCGAGGGCTCGCCCCTCGATCCCGGCGAGATCTGGGCTGTCGTCATTCTTGCAGCGGTCAACCAGACGTCCATCTGGGAGACGTGCAAGGACAACGACAACGCCCCCTGTGATGACACTGTCATGGACTGGCTCCATACGCTCAACCGGGAGTGGCTTGAGCGGGTTGCTAACCGCCTTCTCATGCAGTTAGCGATGACGATCCTCGACCCTGACCGGTCGAGGATCGTCTCCATCGACTTCGTCGATAACCCCTATCATGGAACGCACGCCGATGAAGAAGGTGAACTCTGTCGCATGCACGCGAAAGACGGAACAACGACGTGTCACCGGTACTGTACCGCGTATCTCGTCTCGAACGGGAAGCCGGTGACGTTGGCCATGACGTACGTCCGGAGCGATGAGAAGGAAGCCGACGCGGTCGAGCGCGTTCTCGACCGCGTCGAAGCCTATCCCTTCGAGATAGACCTTCTCTTGGCTGATCGTGGCTTCTACAACGAACGTATCCTGCGTCGTTCGCGGGAGATTGCTGCGACTGTCGTACCCGTCCAAAAGAAGGGCAAGCGCATGAGGAAGAAGCTGGATACGCACTGCTCGTACATGACGACCTATCGGATGTACAAAGGCCGCGAGCGGGAATTCCAGTTCCCGCTCGCGGTCGCTGTCTCCTATCACGCCGGAGATCGCGGGAAAAGCGGCGAAGTCGTTCGAGGCTATGTAGCGTGCGATCTGGCCGATCGCACGCCGAAACAAGTCGAACGACTCTATCGGAAACGGTCAGCGATCGAAACGAGCTACCGTGTATTTCGCCAAGCACGGGTGGTAACGACGACACAAGACCCAATCATCCGCTTTGCGTTCGTCCTGGTTGGATTCCTGTTGGAGAACCTCTGGCTTGTGCTTCGATGGGCGGTCGTCGCCCGCCCCCGGCGGGGCGGGCGCGACCTGCCCGAGGAATTCACGTTCAAGACCTTCTCTGACTGGATCAGACACGCATTAGAGGAAGAGCTAGAGCGGACCTGGGAGATCGAGATGAACGGAACAGGTGTGCCAGAAGCGTACGCATCGGCCGCGGGCTGA
- a CDS encoding IS4 family transposase has protein sequence MQSNPSSQEVERHLTNFLPSEALEDHADAVGVVERDRKLQIPPLVWSFAFGFAGGASRTLANFRRSYNSTADKTLSAGGFYQRLTPTLAEYLCDLVEYGLDEVAVPHTVSEEFNRFRDVIIADGTVLRLHELLAEEYEGRRDEQAGARLHLLHNVTEQTIDRFSVTDEKRHDSTQFETGSWLEGRLAILDLAYFKYRRFALIDENDGYFVSRLKRSSNPVVTDELREWRGRAISLERKKIYDVVDDLCRKYIDVEVEIEFDRREYAGTQSRDTKRFRVVGVRNEDADDYHLYITNLSREEFLPEDLATIYWCRWEVELLFRELKTQYRLDEFDTTKKHVVEILLYAALLSLVVSRELLSLVIEHADDELVFPPERWAATFWSHAQLILYRLSDYLGYSPPPLLDRLIADAQKIHKQRPVLQEQLATAIKPAAEA, from the coding sequence GTGCAGTCTAACCCCTCCTCACAGGAAGTGGAACGCCATCTCACTAACTTCCTTCCATCTGAAGCGCTCGAAGACCACGCCGATGCCGTCGGCGTGGTCGAGCGCGATCGGAAGCTGCAGATTCCACCGCTCGTCTGGTCATTTGCGTTCGGCTTCGCTGGTGGCGCAAGCCGAACGCTCGCCAACTTCAGACGAAGCTACAACTCGACTGCAGACAAGACATTGTCCGCAGGAGGCTTCTATCAGCGGTTGACGCCGACTCTCGCAGAGTACCTCTGCGACCTCGTCGAGTACGGGCTCGACGAGGTCGCTGTTCCTCACACCGTCTCAGAGGAGTTCAACCGATTCAGAGACGTGATAATCGCAGATGGAACGGTTCTCCGGCTCCATGAGTTGCTTGCTGAGGAGTACGAAGGTCGCCGTGATGAGCAGGCTGGAGCACGGCTCCACCTGCTCCACAACGTCACTGAGCAGACGATCGACCGGTTCAGCGTCACAGATGAGAAAAGACACGACAGCACGCAGTTCGAGACAGGATCGTGGCTCGAAGGTCGGCTAGCGATCCTTGATCTGGCCTATTTCAAGTACCGGCGGTTCGCGTTGATCGACGAGAACGACGGCTACTTTGTGAGTCGACTGAAACGCAGCTCTAACCCGGTTGTGACCGACGAACTTCGGGAATGGCGCGGCCGCGCCATTTCCTTGGAAAGGAAGAAAATTTACGACGTCGTGGACGATCTCTGTCGCAAATACATCGACGTCGAAGTTGAGATCGAGTTTGACCGGAGAGAGTACGCGGGCACGCAGTCACGCGATACGAAACGGTTCCGCGTCGTCGGCGTCCGCAACGAGGACGCCGACGACTACCACCTGTACATCACGAATCTCTCACGCGAAGAGTTCCTGCCGGAGGATCTAGCGACGATCTACTGGTGTAGGTGGGAAGTAGAACTACTGTTTCGGGAGCTGAAGACGCAGTACAGGCTGGATGAGTTCGATACGACGAAGAAGCACGTCGTAGAGATTCTGCTGTACGCGGCGCTGTTGTCCTTGGTTGTGAGCCGTGAGTTGCTCAGTCTGGTCATCGAACACGCAGATGATGAGCTCGTGTTCCCGCCGGAACGCTGGGCGGCGACCTTCTGGTCGCACGCCCAGCTCATTCTCTACCGGTTGAGTGACTACCTCGGGTACTCTCCACCGCCACTGCTTGATCGGCTGATCGCCGACGCGCAGAAGATCCACAAACAACGGCCGGTTCTCCAAGAACAGCTCGCTACCGCCATCAAACCGGCTGCTGAGGCCTAA